The Penicillium oxalicum strain HP7-1 chromosome VI, whole genome shotgun sequence genome window below encodes:
- a CDS encoding C2H2 finger domain transcription factor CON7, with product MDRPTAEYAQSDPTSVTTAAAPHYPHPPQSEGRPNPQYSHTPQPEARPANISSSNTPQPEYGLNPPPARSPAYHQDYLPRPPSFAPNSQPGGAPGMAQATSPFQPTPSAITTSSASPVPMTSSHSVAPGSLPASDSIATPRSPDPEPEATLASLPASHNFTSDAPIPLDPSLPANSPTYPPPYSPYQPQGHEMAQYQGHPPPPHQMYARPDWGHGYGQQHHGLPGPYASPAATTVSSPSSVATGGSRTGQVYSFVPIPGAQQHKRPRRRYEEIERMYKCGWNGCEKAYGTLNHLNAHVTMQSHGAKRTPEEFKEIRKEWKARKKEEESQRKAAEERERAAAQAAQAGQVDAPGSSDPSQGGPPSAYGNGVRPQLPPIGYQPADGQVQSQYGGPSNGMVYQSNGQMGYPPNYPHSPYQSGPVYQQLPDFFELYFAIAALLCILNHDIPLSDLRHLRHLVTGFASIPSRFCPCSGYHSSCDLLSIALDIFDTIFLQAF from the exons ATGGACCGACCCACCGCCGAGTACGCACAGTCAG ACCCGACTTCCGTCACTACTGCCGCGGCTCCTCATTACCCTCACCCGCCGCAATCTGAAGGACGCCCAAACCCGCAGTACTCCCACACGCCGCAGCCCGAGGCCCGGCCCGCGAACATTTCCTCGTCCAACACCCCCCAACCCGAGTACGGACTGAACCCACCGCCTGCTCGTTCGCCCGCATACCACCAGGATTACCTCCCGCGCCCGCCATCTTTTGCTCCCAACTCTCAACCCGGTGGTGCGCCCGGTATGGCTCAAGCAACAAGTCCGTTCCAGCCCACTCCCTctgccatcaccacctcttctgcttctccTGTACCCATGACTTCTTCTCATTCTGTTGCTCCCGGCTCGCTTCCGGCGTCCGACTCGATCGCGACGCCGCGCAGTCCTGACCCGGAACCCGAAGCTACTCTTGCCTCGTTGCCCGCCTCCCACAACTTCACCTCTGACGCGCCTATCCCTCTAGATCCCTCGCTGCCGGCCAACAGCCCGACTTATCCCCCTCCTTACTCCCCCTATCAGCCACAGGGACACGAGATGGCGCAGTATCAGGGgcaccctcctcctccgcatcAGATGTACGCGCGCCCGGACTGGGGACACGGCTATGGACAGCAGCATCACGGTCTGCCGGGGCCCTATGCCTCCCCCGCGGCCACCACGGTTAGTTCTCCTTCCTCTGTGGCGACCGGAGGGTCGCGCACCGGTCAG GTCTACTCCTTCGTCCCCATCCCGGGAGCTCAGCAACACAAGCGGCCCCGTCGTCGATacgaggagattgagcggATGTACAAGTGTGGATGGAACGGTTGTGAGAAGGCATATGGTACCTTGAACCATCTGAATGCTCATGTGACGATGCAGTCTCACGGTGCCAAGAGAACCCCTGAAG AGTTCAAGGAGATCCGCAAGGAATGGAAGGCCCGtaagaaggaggaagagtccCAACGCAAGGCCGCGGAAGAACGGGAACGAGCTGCTGCCCAAGCAGCCCAGGCCGGCCAGGTGGACGCTCCTGGCTCCTCTGACCCATCACAGGGTGGCCCTCCCTCCGCGTACGGCAACGGTGTCCGTCCTCAACTGCCTCCCATCGGCTACCAGCCCGCCGACGGTCAAGTCCAAAGCCAGTATGGGGGCCCCAGCAACGGAATGGTTTACCAGAGTAACGGACAGATGGGATACCCTCCCAACTATCCTCACTCTCCATACCAGAGCGGCCCTGTATACCAGCAAC TCCCGGACTTCTTCGAACTGTACTTTGCAATCGCTGCCCTGCTCTGTATTCTGAACCACGATATCCCATTGTCTGACCTGCGTCACCTGCGTCACCTTGTCACCGGATTCGCCTCCATCCCCTCCCGGTTTTGCCCTTGCTCTGGATATCACTCATCCTGTGATCTGCTGTCCATTGCCCTCGACATCTTTGATACCATCTTCTTGCAGGCCTTCTAA
- a CDS encoding Protein YIP4, protein MASVQPGHSQGDLLDDESLLDDDLIEADHDIEADDPLHTSDTAPLRGNIAPESSSRGNRADGYGNYLTSSIPGEDRRATQNTIDESVWETLSRDLIAVWEKMRQVLWPKYLLGGMLQRSGGGMGDAAERGEATGFGRNLRGLVGRWPDADMVLQGGLSEGLRDWDLWGPLVFCLVLSLFLSIAKGDQASNVFSGVFCIVWVGEAAVTLQIKLLGGKISFFQSISIIGYTLFPLVIAALLSAVGLPTIARIPVYLVLVAWSLAAGVSILGGSGVLRNRVGIAVYPLFVFYIAIGCLCFIS, encoded by the exons ATGGCTAGCGTACAGCCTGGTCATTCCCAGGGCGACCTGCTTGACGACGAATCCCTCCTGGACGACGACTTGATTGAAGCCGACCATG ATATTGAGGCCGACGATCCCCTACACACATCCGACACAGCTCCGTTACGAGGCAACATCGCTCCCGAGTCCAGCTCCCGAGGCAATCGCGCAGATGGCTACGGAAACTACCTCACTTCATCGATCCCCGGTGAGGATCGTCGAGCAACTCAAAATACCATTGACGAGAGTGTCTGGGAAACACTCTCCCGCGATCTGATCGCTGTCTGGGAGAAGATGCGCCAAGTGCTTTGGCCCAAGTATTTGCTAGGCGGCATGTTGCAGCGCAGCGGCGGAGGGATGGGCGATGCTGCTGAGCGGGGTGAAGCAACAGGGTTCGGCCGTAACCTGCGCGGGCTCGTGGGTCGCTGGCCCGATGCAGATATGGTGTTGCAAGGTGGTTTGAGCGAAGGGTTGCGTGACTGGGATCTCTG GGGTCCGCTTGTCTTTTGTCTTGTGCTGAGTTTGTTCCTGTCCATTGCCAAGGGTGACCAAGCGTCAAATGTCTTTTCGGGTGTTTTCTGCATCGTCTGGGTCGGAGAAGCCGCCGTCACGTTGCAGATCAAGCTTTTGGGAGGAAAGAT atctttCTTCCAGTCAATTTCTATCATCGGTTATACGCTATTTCCCCTGGTCATCGCTGCGCTTCTGAGCGCTGTTGGTCTTCCAACCATTGCCAGAATACCTGTCTATCTCGTCTTGGTGGCATGGTCTCTGGCGGCTGGTGTGAGTATCCTGGGTGGCTCCGGGGTGCTGCGCAACCGTGTGGGCATCGCGGTCTATCCACTCTTCGTGTTCTACATTGCGATTGGGTGCCTATGTTTCATTAGTTAG
- a CDS encoding Trans-aconitate 2-methyltransferase: MSTQSKTSQDWSAAQYLKFEDERTQPARDLLVRVPLKTPPKRIVDLGCGPGNSTAILESRFPDAHLVGMDSSPDMIRKAKTALPHRDFTVDDLRTYKPEGPVDLFFSNAVLQWLGREERFTIVKKLMESQPSGGVFALQVPDNLMEPSHVLMRETAENGPWAATLQSVGRDSFQTPREIYDLLKPVCSQVDIFHTSYNHSLENHAAIVEWVKGTGLRPYLDPLSPEEQKGFLSEYLRRLEKAYVSTYDGRVLLAYPRLFVIAVKK; the protein is encoded by the coding sequence ATGTCAACACAGTCCAAAACAAGTCAAGATTGGAGTGCAGCGCAGTACCTCAAATTCGAAGATGAGCGCACACAGCCTGCGCGCGATCTTCTAGTCCGAGTCCCTCTAAAGACTCCTCCAAAGAGGATTGTCGATCTCGGCTGTGGCCCTGGTAACTCGACCGCCATACTGGAGTCGCGGTTCCCAGACGCGCACCTAGTAGGGATGGACTCATCCCCGGACATGATCCGCAAGGCCAAAACTGCCCTCCCACATCGTGATTTCACGGTGGATGATCTACGTACCTACAAGCCTGAGGGGCCCGtggatctcttcttctcaaatgCAGTGCTCCAATGGCTTGGTAGAGAGGAGCGATTTACCATTGTCAAGAAATTGATGGAGAGTCAACCCTCTGGGGGCGTGTTCGCCCTTCAAGTTCCTGATAACCTCATGGAGCCTTCTCATGTCTTGATGCGCGAGACCGCTGAGAATGGACCCTGGGCGGCTACACTTCAGAGTGTTGGTCGGGACAGCTTTCAGACACCGCGAGAAATCTATGATCTTCTGAAGCCTGTTTGTTCTCAGGTGGACATCTTCCACACAAGCTACAACCACAGTTTGGAGAACCATGCGGCGATCGTCGAATGGGTCAAAGGGACCGGACTGAGACCATATTTGgaccctctctctcctgaAGAACAAAAGGGCTTCCTCAGTGAATATTTGAGACGCCTGGAGAAAGCTTACGTGTCGACATATGACGGCCGGGTTTTGCTTGCTTATCCGCGACTCTTCGTCATTGCAGTGAAGAAGTGA
- a CDS encoding ATP-dependent helicase hrq1, with amino-acid sequence MNDASDNHAQPLLKRKQSQDVDASASNASSAVGADSGTEDASRASVLDVNDSRAADGEPQQPVKKRKGTGKKSKASDTKAKAAQKRVPAKPWPEEIKRLSQTHRALNLVYTFCCTRKHFITTFENIKNAVQAQLGQGRELTVEDVARVKVLVPLSVRFEYVDEARLEIMTVGDREGADYGTRSGTGMLSASEIANYAGNDDNFVGNVLLFEFVDGDLKREVRNPKTGEPSKPFRRMRDEDLKMPVFSQKQMLGLIEKRNTKFTDAIDAFLVRCEDEGLDPVQTLEEEKNAFIPTPPGSEVNTPAVVKAPATIPKERESIAEIISQIREMEWYHAQIVPEGHRVFYAQSPVYGDLSFQLSQELVNALYNTKSITQLYSHQAEAINHLYQGHHVIVSTSTSSGKSLIYQIPMLHELQKDPDSRGMYIFPTKALAQDQRRSMTDLLQFMDGLQQTMVETFDGDTPMGSRNLIRDEARIIFTNPDMLHITILPQESAWRTFLKNLKFVVVDELHVYNGLFGSHVAYIMRRLRRICAAVGNRHVKFISCSATVANPEQHMKSIFGVEDVKLVDFDGSPSGRKEFICWNTPFKDPADPSSGRGDSVAETARLVCQLILRGVRVIAFCRVRRLCETLLQAVRNEFQTLERPEVGKMVMGYRGGYSPQDRRRIEKEMFDGKLMGIVATNALELGVDIGSLDAVVTLGFPYSISNLRQQSGRAGRRNKDSLSVLVGDRYPTDQHYMQNPEEIFTRPNCELQIDLTNELIQEGHVQCAAFEMPIRPDEDSFYFGEQLYALAATRLVKDSMGFYHCHDRFRPQPSRCVNIRDTEDTHFAVIDTTNNRNVVLEEVEASRAFFTIYEGGIFLHQGQTYIVKELNVERHLARVLRVHVDWSTMQRDYTDIDPIETEAMRLVGNGPNACRAFFGAVQIHAVVYGFFKIDKRGRILDAVAVDNPPIDLFTKGMWLNVPSRAIEILESHRLNVAAAIHAAEHGVLSLLPSFVVSSPGDVRTECKIAQKELGKGLRRANESGKSREELERQIQPPSRQRPARLTFYDAKGGSCGSGIASKAFEFIGLLLRRAVARIESCPCLSPQGCIECVCDERCKDMNTVMSKAGAGVILRCLLGWDVDVDALPWGEDVEVIDPGTVGGRELAGGWETVVTAKDVPWKHGCGPEETPASRAFDA; translated from the coding sequence ATGAATGACGCCTCGGATAATCACGCTCAACCTCTtctgaaaagaaaacagagcCAGGATGTGGATGCTTCAGCATCAAACGCGTCATCGGCAGTCGGCGCCGACAGCGGTACCGAAGATGCGTCCCGCGCCTCCGTCCTTGATGTGAATGACTCACGAGCGGCCGACGGCGAACCGCAACAGCCTGTGAAGAAACGAAAAGGGACGGGCAAAAAGTCCAAGGCGTCAGATACAAAGGCAAAGGCCGCACAGAAGAGGGTGCCTGCCAAGCCATGGCCCGAGGAGATCAAGCGCCTCTCGCAGACCCATCGTGCGCTCAACCTTGTTTATACTTTTTGCTGCACGCGCAAACACTTTATCACGACCTTCGAAAACATCAAGAATGCGGTTCAGGCACAACTTGGTCAAGGTCGCGAGCTGACGGTCGAGGATGTGGCTAGAGTCAAGGTCCTGGTTCCGCTGTCTGTGCGGTTCGAGTACGTTGATGAGGCCCGACTCGAAATCATGACAGTCGGGGATAGAGAAGGCGCCGACTACGGGACTCGGAGCGGTACGGGCATGCTTTCGGCCTCGGAAATTGCAAATTACGCTGGAAATGACGATAATTTTGTGGGGAACGTCCTTCTCTTCGAGTTTGTGGACGGGGACCTGAAGCGAGAGGTCCGAAATCCAAAGACCGGGGAGCCATCCAAACCTTTTCGCCGAATGAGGGACGAGGACCTGAAGATGCCAGTTTTTAGTCAGAAACAGATGCTGGGGCTCATCGAGAAACGAAACACCAAGTTCACTGATGCAATCGATGCCTTCCTTGTCCgatgtgaagatgaaggacTTGACCCGGTGCAGAcattggaagaagagaagaacgCTTTTATACCGACGCCTCCTGGGAGTGAGGTGAACACTCCTGCTGTTGTAAAAGCTCCAGCGACGATTCCGAAAGAGCGCGAAAGCATTGCGGAAATCATCTCTCAGATTCGCGAGATGGAGTGGTACCACGCGCAGATTGTGCCGGAAGGGCATCGAGTGTTTTATGCACAGTCGCCCGTCTACGGCGACCTATCCTTCCAGTTGTCCCAAGAGCTTGTCAATGCCCTGTACAATACGAAGAGTATCACTCAGCTCTACTCCCACCAGGCTGAAGCAATCAATCATTTGTATCAAGGTCATCATGTGATCGTCTCAACCTCCACAAGCTCAGGAAAGTCTCTCATTTACCAGATTCCCATGCTTCACGAATTGCAGAAAGACCCTGACAGCCGAGGCATGTATATCTTTCCTACAAAGGCCCTGGCACAAGATCAGCGACGCAGTATGACGGACTTGCTACAATTCATGGATGGATTGCAACAAACAATGGTGGAAACGTTCGACGGAGACACGCCAATGGGAAGTCGAAACCTGATCCGGGATGAGGCTCGTATCATTTTCACCAACCCGGACATGCTACATATCACCATTCTTCCTCAAGAAAGCGCCTGGCGCACTTTTTTGAAGAACTTGAAATTTGTTGTAGTGGACGAATTGCACGTTTACAACGGCCTGTTCGGATCGCATGTGGCGTATATTATGCGACGACTCCGACGGATTTGTGCTGCAGTGGGCAATCGACACGTTAAATTTATATCCTGTTCTGCCACAGTAGCAAATCCAGAGCAGCACATGAAGTCGATTTTTGGAGTCGAAGATGTCAAGTTGGTGGACTTTGATGGCTCTCCGTCTGGTCGAAAAGAGTTCATCTGCTGGAATACTCCGTTCAAGGATCCTGCTGATCCAAGCTCAGGACGTGGTGATAGCGTCGCTGAAACTGCGCGACTGGTCTGCCAGTTGATCCTCCGAGGAGTGAGAGTGATTGCTTTCTGTCGCGTGAGACGACTTTGTGAGACACTTTTGCAGGCCGTTCGCAACGAGTTCCAGACCTTGGAAAGGCCCGAAGTCGGCAAGATGGTCATGGGTTATCGAGGTGGTTATAGTCCGCAAGATCGTCGACGaattgagaaggagatgtTTGATGGAAAACTGATGGGCATAGTGGCTACCAACGCATTGGAACTGGGTGTCGATATAGGCTCTCTCGATGCAGTGGTCACTCTCGGGTTTCCATACTCGATCTCCAACTTGCGGCAGCAAAGTGGCCGGGCGGGTCGACGAAACAAGGATTCTCTGTCTGTACTGGTCGGTGATCGATATCCAACGGATCAACACTACATGCAAAATCCGGAGGAGATATTCACACGGCCAAACTGTGAACTGCAGATCGACCTAACCAATGAGCTTATTCAAGAAGGACATGTCCAGTGCGCCGCTTTTGAGATGCCAATCCGGCCGGACGAGGATTCCTTCTACTTTGGTGAGCAATTGTATGCCCTCGCGGCCACTCGACTCGTCAAGGACAGCATGGGCTTCTACCATTGTCATGACCGATTCCGGCCTCAACCATCGCGGTGTGTGAACATCCGTGACACGGAAGACACACACTTTGCCGTCATTGACACAACGAACAATCGCAATGTCGTTCTTGAGGAGGTCGAAGCCTCGCGCGCGTTCTTTACAATCTATGAAGGGGGCATTTTCCTCCATCAGGGTCAGACATACATCGTCAAAGAACTCAATGTCGAGCGTCATCTTGCACGGGTTTTGCGCGTGCACGTCGACTGGAGCACGATGCAGCGTGACTATACGGACATCGACCCCATCGAGACTGAAGCCATGCGTCTTGTTGGCAACGGGCCAAATGCTTGTCGCGCCTTCTTTGGTGCTGTCCAAATCCATGCTGTGGTATATGGCTTTTTCAAAATCGACAAGCGAGGTCGCATTCTCGACGCAGTCGCTGTTGACAATCCTCCGATCGATCTTTTCACAAAGGGAATGTGGCTCAATGTCCCCTCACGGGCCATTGAAATCCTCGAGTCGCATAGATTGAATGTCGCAGCGGCGATTCACGCTGCTGAGCATGGTGTACTCTCGCTACTCCCTTCCTTTGTGGTTTCATCGCCGGGTGATGTTCGCACGGAGTGCAAGATTGCGCAAAAAGAGCTCGGCAAGGGACTCCGCCGCGCGAACGAGTCAGGCAAGTCTCGCGAGGAGCTTGAGAGACAGATTCAACCTCCTTCGAGGCAGCGACCTGCCCGCCTGACTTTCTACGATGCCAAGGGCGGCTCGTGCGGATCCGGGATCGCGAGCAAAGCGTTCGAATTCATTGGACTTTTGCTCAGACGAGCAGTAGCGCGTATTGAGTCATGTCCCTGTCTTTCCCCGCAGGGTTGCATTGAATGCGTATGTGACGAGAGGTGTAAGGACATGAATACTGTGATGAGCAAGGCGGGCGCGGGCGTCATCCTTCGATGCTTGTTGGGATGGGATGTCGATGTCGATGCTCTACCCTGGGGCGAAGATGTCGAGGTTATCGATCCAGGTACAGTTGGCGGTCGAGAATTGGCAGGTGGGTGGGAGACCGTTGTGACGGCCAAGGACGTGCCTTGGAAACATGGTTGCGGGCCAGAGGAAACACCGGCCTCGCGGGCATTTGATGCCTGA